The Streptomyces sp. NL15-2K genome contains a region encoding:
- a CDS encoding SigB/SigF/SigG family RNA polymerase sigma factor, translating into MLIDMSTSRPGTPTQPTASTRRNHDDAPDTTALFTRLAALEDGPERDALRDELVAAWLPMAHRIAGRFRDRGESIEDLRQVAALGLVKAIDRFEPERGAFESYAVPTITGEVKRHFRDRMWALRVPRRVQELRNKVRLARRELTQNPGSPEPTVADIAAHTGLTEDEVSAGLEALESFSTLSLDAELSAGDEGYSLVDTLGSSDASYDVVVDRESAKEGLRRLPERERAILYMRFFEDMTQSRIADQLGISQMHVSRLISRSCARVRDEVLGQRSGRGTSGGRTAA; encoded by the coding sequence ATGCTCATCGATATGTCGACAAGCCGTCCCGGCACGCCCACCCAGCCGACCGCTTCGACTCGGCGCAACCACGACGACGCTCCCGACACCACCGCCCTCTTCACCCGTCTGGCCGCACTGGAGGACGGCCCCGAACGCGACGCCCTGCGTGACGAACTCGTCGCGGCCTGGCTGCCCATGGCCCACCGGATCGCCGGCCGGTTCCGCGACCGCGGGGAGTCGATCGAGGACCTGCGGCAGGTGGCGGCACTGGGCCTGGTCAAGGCGATCGACCGGTTCGAGCCGGAGCGGGGGGCCTTCGAGAGCTACGCCGTGCCCACCATCACCGGTGAGGTCAAGCGGCACTTCCGGGACCGGATGTGGGCGCTGAGGGTGCCCCGCCGGGTGCAGGAGCTGCGCAACAAGGTGCGGCTGGCGCGGCGGGAACTGACCCAGAACCCAGGTTCCCCCGAGCCCACGGTCGCCGACATCGCCGCTCACACCGGGCTGACCGAGGACGAGGTCTCCGCCGGCCTGGAAGCCCTCGAGAGCTTCAGCACCCTGTCGCTGGACGCCGAGTTGTCGGCCGGCGACGAAGGCTACAGCCTCGTCGACACCCTGGGCTCTTCGGACGCCTCGTACGACGTCGTCGTCGACCGCGAGTCCGCCAAGGAAGGCCTGCGCCGACTGCCCGAACGCGAACGCGCCATCCTCTACATGCGCTTCTTCGAGGACATGACCCAAAGCCGCATCGCCGACCAACTCGGCATCTCCCAGATGCATGTCTCCCGCCTCATCAGCCGCAGTTGCGCCCGCGTGCGCGACGAGGTACTGGGGCAGCGGTCCGGCCGCGGCACCAGCGGCGGTAGGACAGCGGCCTGA
- a CDS encoding DUF1206 domain-containing protein, whose amino-acid sequence MNTSAMARPGRTGVGRVAKGSAREGAARAGLAARGVIYLLVGVLALQIAFGGSGRQADRGGALAELSDRPFGALLLWALGVGLVGMALWRLSEALFGSVGPDGRKAKKRLLAVARCAFYTFVAYSVLSFAAGSGGGGSSDEQSKDVTARLLELPAGQWLVGAAGAGIAVVGVWIAVGAVRRTFHDKLKLRELSPRARRLVDAAGVGGGAARGAVFAAAGAFAVRAAVDYEPDRAKGLDDTLRSFADTPLGPWLPACVAAGLVLFGLFSFAMARWRRV is encoded by the coding sequence ATGAACACGAGTGCCATGGCGCGGCCCGGCCGCACCGGGGTCGGCCGGGTGGCGAAGGGTTCGGCCCGGGAGGGCGCCGCACGGGCGGGCCTGGCCGCGCGGGGCGTGATCTACCTGCTGGTCGGCGTCCTCGCACTGCAGATCGCCTTCGGCGGCAGCGGGCGCCAGGCGGACCGCGGCGGTGCCCTCGCCGAACTCTCCGACAGGCCGTTCGGCGCCTTACTGCTGTGGGCGCTGGGCGTCGGCCTCGTCGGTATGGCCCTGTGGCGGCTGTCCGAGGCCCTCTTCGGCTCGGTCGGACCGGACGGCCGTAAGGCCAAGAAGCGGCTGCTGGCGGTGGCGCGGTGCGCCTTCTACACGTTCGTCGCCTACTCCGTGCTGTCCTTCGCCGCGGGCTCGGGCGGCGGCGGATCCAGCGACGAGCAGTCCAAGGACGTCACCGCCCGGCTGCTGGAGCTGCCCGCCGGGCAGTGGCTCGTCGGGGCGGCCGGCGCCGGGATCGCCGTGGTCGGCGTGTGGATCGCCGTAGGGGCGGTGCGCCGCACGTTCCACGACAAGCTCAAGCTCCGGGAGCTGTCCCCCCGGGCCCGGCGGCTGGTGGACGCGGCGGGCGTGGGCGGCGGCGCGGCCCGCGGGGCCGTGTTCGCCGCCGCGGGCGCCTTCGCCGTGCGGGCCGCGGTCGACTACGAACCCGACAGGGCGAAGGGACTGGACGACACCCTCCGCTCGTTCGCCGACACCCCGCTCGGACCATGGCTGCCGGCCTGCGTCGCGGCCGGGCTGGTGCTGTTCGGACTGTTCTCTTTCGCGATGGCCCGCTGGCGTCGCGTCTGA
- a CDS encoding DUF4287 domain-containing protein: MTEIVKGPASYFPSIEKKYGRPIAEWQELIRSSPLTRQMELVSWLKAEHGLGHGHANALVAHTLAEPRGQ; the protein is encoded by the coding sequence ATGACCGAGATCGTGAAGGGCCCCGCGAGCTACTTCCCCTCCATCGAGAAGAAGTACGGCCGCCCGATCGCCGAGTGGCAGGAGCTGATCCGTTCCTCGCCGCTGACCCGGCAGATGGAACTCGTCTCCTGGCTGAAGGCCGAACACGGTCTGGGGCACGGCCACGCCAACGCGCTCGTCGCGCACACCCTCGCGGAGCCCCGGGGCCAGTGA
- a CDS encoding NAD(P)/FAD-dependent oxidoreductase, translating into MNTVTRPRILVVGAGFAGVECVRRLERKLSPDEADVTLVTPFAYQLYLPLLPQVASGVLTPQSIAVSLRRSKKYRTRIIPGGAIGVDMKAKVCVIRTITDRIVDEPYDYIVLAPGSITRTFDIPGLTEHAFGMKTLAEAAYIRDHVISQLDLADASQDPAERASRLQFVVVGGGYAGTETAACLQRLTHAAVKRYPRLDPGLIKWHLIDIAPKLMPELGDKLGRSATEILRRRGIEISLGVSIDKAGPEEVTFTDGRVIPTRTLIWTAGVAASPLIATLGAETVRGRLAVNAEMNLPGHDGVFALGDAAAVPDKAKGEESAVCPPTAQHAMRQGRHVADNVIATLRGQTMQPYVHKDLGLVVDLGGTDAVSKPLGIELRGLPAQAVARGYHWSALRTNVAKTRVMTNWVLNAIAGDDFVRTGFQARKPARLKDFEYTNAYLTPEQVRAHVEGSARQEQ; encoded by the coding sequence ATGAACACCGTGACACGACCCAGGATCCTGGTGGTTGGCGCAGGCTTCGCCGGTGTGGAGTGCGTCCGCCGTCTGGAACGGAAACTCTCCCCGGACGAAGCCGACGTCACCTTGGTGACGCCGTTCGCCTACCAGCTCTACCTCCCCCTGCTGCCCCAGGTCGCCTCCGGCGTGCTGACGCCGCAGTCGATCGCCGTCTCCCTGCGCCGCAGCAAGAAGTACCGCACCCGGATCATTCCGGGCGGCGCCATCGGCGTGGACATGAAGGCGAAGGTCTGCGTCATCCGCACCATCACCGACCGGATCGTCGACGAGCCGTACGACTACATCGTGCTGGCCCCCGGCAGCATCACCCGCACCTTCGACATCCCCGGCCTCACCGAGCACGCCTTCGGTATGAAGACGCTGGCCGAAGCCGCCTACATCCGCGACCACGTCATCTCCCAACTCGACCTGGCCGACGCCAGTCAGGATCCGGCGGAGCGCGCCTCCCGGCTGCAGTTCGTGGTGGTGGGCGGCGGCTACGCGGGCACGGAGACCGCCGCGTGCCTGCAACGCCTGACGCACGCCGCCGTCAAGCGCTACCCGCGGCTCGACCCGGGCCTGATCAAGTGGCATCTGATCGACATCGCCCCGAAGCTGATGCCGGAGCTCGGCGACAAGCTCGGCCGCAGCGCCACGGAGATCCTGCGCCGGCGCGGCATCGAGATCTCGCTCGGTGTCTCCATCGACAAGGCGGGACCGGAGGAAGTCACCTTCACCGACGGGCGGGTGATCCCCACCCGCACGCTGATCTGGACCGCGGGTGTGGCCGCCAGCCCGCTCATCGCCACGCTCGGCGCGGAGACGGTCCGCGGCCGGCTCGCGGTCAACGCCGAGATGAACCTGCCGGGCCACGACGGCGTGTTCGCGCTGGGCGACGCCGCCGCGGTACCCGACAAGGCCAAGGGCGAGGAGAGCGCCGTCTGCCCGCCCACCGCGCAGCACGCGATGCGGCAGGGCAGGCACGTCGCCGACAACGTCATCGCCACACTGCGGGGGCAGACGATGCAGCCGTACGTCCACAAGGACCTCGGCCTCGTCGTCGACCTGGGCGGCACCGACGCCGTGTCCAAGCCGCTCGGCATCGAACTGCGCGGCCTGCCCGCCCAGGCCGTCGCCCGCGGCTACCACTGGTCGGCCCTGCGCACCAACGTCGCCAAGACGCGGGTGATGACAAACTGGGTGCTCAACGCGATCGCCGGCGACGATTTCGTCCGCACCGGCTTCCAGGCCCGCAAGCCCGCCAGGCTGAAGGACTTCGAGTACACGAACGCGTATCTGACGCCTGAGCAGGTGCGAGCCCATGTCGAGGGCTCCGCGCGGCAGGAGCAGTGA
- a CDS encoding STAS domain-containing protein translates to MSLAQNPLSVEVTLPREDVALIRVGGYLDVDSATEFQHHLANQLHHGRRHFLLDLSDVPFMDSSGMNIILRVYQEARDIPGSVHIISPTPSVRRILDLTGVSITVPVSEGTDEALALVDA, encoded by the coding sequence GTGTCCCTTGCGCAGAACCCGCTGTCCGTCGAGGTCACCCTGCCCCGCGAGGACGTGGCCCTGATCAGGGTGGGAGGCTACTTGGACGTCGACAGCGCGACGGAGTTCCAGCATCACCTGGCCAACCAGCTCCATCACGGCCGACGCCACTTCCTGCTCGACCTCTCGGACGTGCCGTTCATGGACTCCTCGGGCATGAACATCATCCTGCGGGTGTACCAGGAGGCCCGGGACATCCCGGGAAGCGTCCACATCATCTCGCCCACACCGTCGGTGCGACGGATCCTCGATCTCACGGGCGTCAGCATCACGGTGCCGGTCTCGGAGGGGACCGACGAGGCCCTGGCCCTCGTCGACGCTTGA
- a CDS encoding PRC-barrel domain-containing protein: MAVDRIWSYAPDSGYVEGQDLTGFTVSAGDGTLGRVDREAAPGGMRHLVVDTGVWLFGRSVLVPVGVVTGIDPGARKITLACTGAAVKAAPRFRTDSETRDPAYLAAVGDYYHRLQPASGA, translated from the coding sequence GTGGCCGTTGACAGAATCTGGTCGTACGCGCCCGACAGCGGATACGTCGAGGGACAGGACCTGACGGGCTTCACCGTCTCCGCCGGCGACGGCACCCTCGGACGGGTCGACCGGGAGGCAGCCCCGGGCGGCATGCGGCACCTGGTCGTCGACACCGGCGTCTGGCTGTTCGGCAGAAGCGTCCTCGTCCCCGTGGGCGTCGTCACCGGCATCGACCCGGGGGCCCGGAAGATCACTCTGGCCTGCACCGGGGCGGCAGTGAAGGCGGCGCCCCGCTTCCGGACCGACAGCGAGACCCGGGACCCCGCGTACCTGGCGGCCGTCGGTGACTATTACCACCGGCTCCAGCCCGCGTCCGGCGCGTGA
- a CDS encoding ATP-binding protein: MAIEPRGDETLASEAIPSRSTSFAGEPQNVTGARLAAEEFLRDLARTSPPAAPEYWDDILLVVTELAANAVQYAPGPFALRMRRTFDGVHVTMHDTSTTPPAPRPFDPRHGGGGIGWHLIHALGDQVSVVTDDHGKDVHVFLPW, encoded by the coding sequence ATGGCAATCGAGCCGCGTGGGGACGAGACACTGGCTTCCGAGGCGATCCCGAGCCGCAGCACCAGTTTTGCGGGCGAGCCGCAGAACGTGACGGGTGCGCGTCTCGCCGCGGAGGAGTTCCTCCGTGACCTCGCACGGACCTCGCCGCCGGCGGCCCCGGAGTATTGGGACGACATCCTGCTCGTCGTCACCGAACTGGCCGCCAACGCGGTCCAGTACGCCCCGGGCCCCTTCGCCCTGCGGATGCGCCGGACCTTCGACGGTGTGCATGTGACGATGCACGACACCAGCACCACGCCGCCCGCACCACGTCCGTTCGATCCGCGGCACGGCGGCGGAGGCATCGGCTGGCATCTGATCCACGCACTGGGCGACCAGGTCAGCGTGGTCACGGACGACCACGGCAAGGACGTGCATGTGTTCCTGCCTTGGTGA
- a CDS encoding AMP-dependent synthetase/ligase produces MRNLALAPPAVSPLTGGLADSVFETAELNPTLPLLARRPDAASTTWEEVTAVELRDQVVDLAKGLIASGISPGNRVAIMARTRYEWTVLSYALWAVGAEVVPVYPTSSRDQVEWILRDAGCAAVVVEDEQAVMTVGSVCASLPRLRHVWQLDAGALEQLAARGEFIPLATVDSLRRIVLPDSTAVVAYTSGTTGHPLGCALSHRSLASTCDTLLAGWGQTATPPGEQGSALAFLPFSHVYGLMIQSLCLRGGLLMGHQPDLGEEALASALRSLRPTYFWGVPSMFEKIYKNFLRTAQQSGRGALFERAAETARDFAAACERQRLGEGPGPGFDLRLQHALYERTVYRKLRGALGGRVRRATSGGSPLNRELSLFYEGIGIYVNDGYGLTETCGGVTMQPLGREKSGTVGRALPGTDIRVADDGEILVRGPSVFQGYVGDDSATRTALHGGWLATGDIGRLDPEGYLTITGRKKDIIITSSGKSVAPAVLEHRLRMHPLIHQAVVVGDNRPCVGALLTLDPEFLAHWRAALALQSDTPSREAREENALREEIARAVAAANSAVSRSESIRVFRVLPEPFDIASGLLTPSMKLRRDLIVKTYAFEIDAMYQARSRGGRQRVPDELSAWDDADNVFR; encoded by the coding sequence ATGCGCAATCTCGCTCTCGCTCCCCCGGCCGTCTCCCCCCTGACCGGCGGGCTCGCCGACAGCGTCTTCGAGACGGCCGAGCTGAACCCCACCCTGCCGCTGCTGGCGCGCCGCCCGGACGCCGCCTCGACCACGTGGGAGGAGGTGACGGCCGTGGAGCTGCGGGACCAGGTGGTGGACCTGGCCAAGGGGCTGATCGCGTCCGGCATCTCACCGGGCAACCGCGTGGCGATCATGGCACGCACGCGGTACGAGTGGACGGTTCTCAGCTACGCGCTGTGGGCGGTGGGCGCCGAGGTCGTCCCCGTCTATCCGACCTCCTCTCGCGACCAGGTCGAGTGGATCCTCAGGGACGCCGGCTGTGCGGCCGTGGTGGTCGAGGACGAGCAGGCGGTGATGACGGTCGGCTCCGTGTGCGCGAGTCTGCCCCGGCTGCGGCACGTCTGGCAGCTGGACGCGGGAGCGCTGGAGCAGCTGGCGGCGCGGGGCGAGTTCATCCCGCTCGCCACGGTCGACTCGCTGCGCCGTATCGTGCTGCCGGACTCCACCGCGGTCGTCGCCTACACCTCCGGCACGACGGGCCACCCCCTGGGCTGCGCGCTGAGCCACCGCAGCCTGGCGAGCACCTGCGACACCCTGCTCGCGGGCTGGGGCCAGACGGCGACGCCGCCCGGAGAGCAGGGTTCCGCCCTCGCCTTCCTGCCCTTCTCGCATGTGTACGGCCTGATGATCCAGAGCCTGTGCCTGCGCGGCGGTCTGCTGATGGGCCACCAACCCGACCTGGGCGAGGAGGCGCTGGCGTCGGCGCTGCGCTCCCTGCGGCCGACCTACTTCTGGGGCGTCCCGTCGATGTTCGAGAAGATCTACAAGAATTTCCTGCGCACGGCACAGCAGTCGGGCCGCGGCGCGTTGTTCGAGCGGGCAGCCGAGACGGCGCGGGACTTCGCCGCGGCCTGCGAGCGACAACGGCTGGGCGAGGGGCCGGGTCCCGGTTTCGACCTGCGGCTGCAACACGCCCTGTACGAACGCACGGTGTACCGCAAACTGCGGGGCGCGCTCGGTGGCCGGGTGCGCCGCGCGACCTCCGGCGGGTCCCCGCTCAACCGTGAGTTGTCCCTCTTCTACGAGGGCATCGGCATCTACGTCAACGACGGCTACGGGCTGACGGAGACCTGCGGCGGGGTCACCATGCAGCCGCTGGGCCGGGAGAAGTCCGGGACCGTCGGGCGGGCCCTGCCGGGCACGGACATCCGGGTCGCCGACGACGGGGAGATCCTCGTGCGCGGGCCGTCGGTGTTCCAGGGCTACGTGGGCGACGACAGCGCTACACGGACCGCGCTGCACGGCGGCTGGCTGGCCACCGGGGACATCGGGCGGCTGGATCCCGAGGGCTATCTGACGATCACCGGCCGCAAGAAGGACATCATCATCACCAGCAGCGGCAAGAGCGTCGCCCCGGCCGTCCTGGAGCACCGGCTGCGGATGCACCCGCTCATCCACCAGGCGGTGGTCGTCGGTGACAACCGGCCGTGCGTGGGTGCGCTGCTCACCCTGGACCCGGAGTTCCTCGCGCACTGGCGGGCGGCCCTGGCGCTGCAGAGCGACACGCCGAGCCGGGAGGCCCGGGAGGAGAACGCGCTGCGGGAGGAGATCGCGCGGGCCGTGGCGGCGGCCAACAGTGCCGTGTCGCGCTCGGAGTCCATCCGGGTCTTCCGCGTGCTGCCGGAGCCGTTCGACATCGCCAGCGGGTTACTGACGCCCTCGATGAAGCTGCGCCGGGACCTCATCGTCAAGACGTACGCCTTCGAGATCGACGCGATGTACCAGGCGCGCTCGCGCGGTGGACGGCAGCGCGTGCCGGACGAGCTGTCGGCCTGGGACGACGCGGACAACGTGTTCCGGTGA
- a CDS encoding DUF6480 family protein, translating into MSHINPDPEPERSTGLEPGGGVPPGETPPAESSLPEAGPRETHNPPTGWAKGPLTLILALVVLVAAFFLVYALVLIL; encoded by the coding sequence ATGAGTCACATCAACCCTGATCCCGAACCCGAGCGCAGCACCGGTCTGGAGCCGGGCGGCGGCGTGCCGCCCGGGGAGACCCCGCCGGCCGAGAGCAGCCTGCCCGAGGCGGGCCCGAGGGAGACGCACAATCCCCCCACGGGCTGGGCCAAGGGACCGCTGACACTGATCCTCGCCCTGGTCGTCCTCGTCGCGGCGTTCTTCCTGGTGTACGCCCTCGTCCTGATCCTCTGA
- a CDS encoding glutamate--cysteine ligase: MRTVGVEEELLLVDPETGEPQALSAAVLARAAVDEADHDLFEKELHNQMLEFATHPQSGMEELRAEIVRCRKEAARHAGESGCAVAALATSPLPVSPSVGMGRRYQWMAEQYGIATQEQMVLGCHVHVSVESDEEAVAVVDRIQPWLSVLSALSANSPFWQGKDTCYSSYRSRVWQRWPSAGPTEPFRSAERYHRRIADMVATGVILDEGMIYFDARLSRRYPTVEIRVADVCLHADTAVLLAALARGLVETAAREWRAGRGPMEHSVSLLRLAAWRAARSGLTEELLHPATMRRMPAETVVRALLDHVGDALSDSGDLDRARSGCSELLRHGNGARVQRELMERTGSLRDVVTECVRLTQT, from the coding sequence GTGCGCACCGTCGGAGTGGAGGAGGAGCTCCTCCTGGTCGACCCGGAGACCGGCGAGCCGCAGGCGCTGTCCGCCGCGGTGCTCGCGCGGGCGGCGGTGGACGAGGCCGACCACGACCTTTTCGAGAAGGAGCTGCACAACCAGATGCTCGAATTCGCGACGCATCCGCAGTCGGGCATGGAGGAGCTGCGTGCGGAGATCGTCCGCTGCCGCAAGGAGGCCGCCCGGCACGCCGGGGAGAGCGGATGTGCCGTCGCCGCACTGGCCACGTCGCCGCTGCCGGTGAGTCCCTCGGTCGGCATGGGCCGGCGCTACCAGTGGATGGCGGAGCAGTACGGGATCGCCACCCAGGAGCAGATGGTGCTGGGGTGCCATGTCCATGTGTCGGTGGAGTCGGACGAGGAGGCCGTGGCCGTCGTCGACCGCATCCAGCCGTGGCTGTCGGTGCTGTCCGCGCTCAGCGCCAACTCCCCGTTCTGGCAGGGCAAGGACACCTGCTACAGCAGTTATCGCAGCCGGGTGTGGCAGCGGTGGCCGTCGGCCGGTCCGACCGAGCCCTTCCGCTCGGCCGAGCGCTATCACCGGCGGATCGCGGACATGGTCGCCACCGGTGTGATCCTCGACGAGGGGATGATCTACTTCGACGCCCGGCTGTCCCGCCGGTATCCGACGGTCGAGATCCGCGTCGCTGACGTCTGTCTGCACGCCGACACCGCCGTGCTGCTCGCCGCCCTCGCCCGCGGCCTCGTCGAGACCGCCGCACGCGAGTGGCGCGCGGGCCGGGGGCCGATGGAACACAGCGTGAGCCTGCTCCGGCTGGCGGCCTGGCGTGCCGCCCGGTCCGGGCTGACCGAGGAGCTGCTGCACCCCGCGACCATGCGGCGCATGCCCGCGGAGACGGTCGTGCGGGCGCTGCTGGACCACGTCGGGGACGCCCTCTCCGACAGCGGCGACCTCGACCGCGCCCGCTCCGGCTGCTCCGAGCTGCTGCGGCACGGCAACGGCGCCCGGGTGCAGCGCGAGCTGATGGAGCGGACCGGGAGCCTGCGGGACGTGGTCACCGAGTGCGTGCGCCTGACGCAGACGTGA
- the glgB gene encoding 1,4-alpha-glucan branching enzyme, whose amino-acid sequence MALRDTSLPEPSGPARRTAAPALDPTDRGRLLSGAHHDPHALLGAHPVPGGIVFRALRPFARSVSVVIGGERSRLDSEGDGLFSGVLPLDAIPAYTLLVAYADGEQEVHDPYRFLPALGDIDLHLIREGRHEQLWKALGAEPMTHQGVTGTRFTVWAPNAQGVRLAGDFTFWDGQAFPMRSLGASGVWELFLPGIGEGARYKFEITSRYGGRFLKADPMARRAEEPPNTASVVTSSRYEWGDHEWMSRRGDVPVHEAPFSVYEVHLPSWRPGLTYRQLAEVLPQYVKDLGFTHVELMPVAEHPFGGSWGYQVTSYYAPTARLGTPDDFKYLVDALHRAGIGVIMDWVPAHFPKDDWALARFDGDPLYEPGDDRRAEHPDWGTYEFDFGRVEVRNFLVANAVYWCEEFHIDGLRVDAVASMLYLDYSRDSGQWTPNVFGGREDLDAVAFLQEMNATVYRRAPGVVTIAEESTAWDGVTRPTDSGGLGFGLKWNMGWMHDSLGYVSHEPIHRKYHHNEMTFSMVYAYSENYVLPISHDEVVHGKQALVSKMPGDWWQRRANHRAYLGFMWAHPGKQLLFMGQEFAQGGEWSEEHGPEWWLLDPGYCAEGDHRGVRDLVRDLNTVYRATPALWQRDTDPSGFQWVIGDAADDNVFAFLRFGADGTPLLAVSNFSPVVRHDYRLWVPDGIPAWQETLNTDAGRYGGSDVVHPDPIKPEDGAVRLTLPPLATVWLTPLPG is encoded by the coding sequence GTGGCCCTGCGCGACACTTCACTGCCCGAACCGTCCGGACCGGCCCGCCGCACCGCGGCGCCCGCCCTGGACCCCACCGACCGTGGGCGCTTGCTGTCGGGGGCCCATCACGACCCCCACGCGCTGCTCGGCGCCCATCCGGTACCCGGCGGGATCGTCTTCCGGGCCCTGCGCCCGTTCGCCCGCTCGGTGAGCGTCGTGATCGGCGGCGAGCGCAGCCGGCTCGACTCGGAGGGGGACGGCCTGTTCTCCGGGGTCCTGCCGCTCGACGCGATCCCCGCCTACACGCTGCTGGTGGCGTACGCCGACGGGGAGCAGGAGGTGCACGATCCGTATCGCTTCCTGCCCGCCCTCGGCGACATCGACCTGCATCTCATCCGCGAGGGCCGGCACGAGCAGCTGTGGAAGGCGCTCGGCGCGGAGCCGATGACCCACCAGGGCGTGACCGGCACCCGCTTCACGGTGTGGGCGCCGAATGCCCAAGGGGTGCGCCTCGCCGGGGACTTCACCTTCTGGGACGGGCAGGCGTTCCCGATGCGCTCCCTCGGCGCGTCCGGTGTGTGGGAGCTGTTCCTGCCGGGCATCGGCGAGGGCGCGCGGTACAAGTTCGAGATCACCTCGCGCTACGGCGGCCGGTTCCTCAAGGCCGACCCGATGGCGCGACGCGCCGAGGAGCCGCCCAACACGGCGTCCGTCGTCACCTCTTCGCGATACGAGTGGGGAGACCATGAGTGGATGTCCCGGCGCGGGGACGTGCCGGTGCACGAGGCCCCGTTCTCGGTGTACGAGGTCCATCTGCCGTCCTGGCGGCCCGGCCTGACGTACCGGCAACTCGCTGAGGTCTTGCCCCAATACGTGAAGGACCTGGGCTTCACCCACGTCGAGCTGATGCCGGTCGCCGAGCATCCCTTCGGCGGCTCCTGGGGTTACCAGGTCACGTCCTATTACGCGCCGACCGCACGGCTGGGCACCCCCGACGACTTCAAGTACCTGGTGGACGCCCTGCACCGGGCGGGCATCGGCGTGATCATGGACTGGGTGCCTGCGCACTTCCCGAAGGACGACTGGGCCCTGGCCCGCTTCGACGGGGACCCGCTGTACGAGCCGGGGGACGACCGGCGGGCGGAGCATCCGGACTGGGGGACGTACGAGTTCGACTTCGGGCGCGTCGAGGTGCGCAACTTCCTGGTGGCCAACGCCGTGTACTGGTGCGAGGAGTTCCACATCGACGGGCTGCGCGTGGACGCGGTCGCCTCGATGCTCTACCTCGACTACTCGCGCGACTCGGGGCAGTGGACGCCCAATGTGTTCGGGGGGCGAGAGGACCTGGACGCGGTGGCCTTCCTCCAGGAGATGAACGCCACCGTCTACCGGCGGGCGCCGGGTGTGGTGACGATCGCGGAGGAGTCCACGGCCTGGGACGGGGTGACCCGGCCCACCGACAGCGGCGGTCTGGGGTTCGGGCTGAAGTGGAACATGGGCTGGATGCACGACTCGCTCGGCTACGTCAGCCACGAGCCGATCCACCGCAAGTACCACCACAACGAGATGACCTTCTCGATGGTGTACGCCTACAGCGAGAACTACGTCCTGCCCATCTCGCACGACGAGGTCGTCCACGGCAAGCAGGCCCTCGTGTCCAAGATGCCCGGCGACTGGTGGCAGCGACGGGCCAACCATCGCGCCTACCTGGGCTTCATGTGGGCCCACCCCGGCAAGCAACTCCTCTTCATGGGCCAGGAGTTCGCCCAGGGCGGGGAGTGGTCCGAGGAGCACGGGCCCGAGTGGTGGCTGCTCGACCCCGGCTACTGCGCCGAAGGCGACCACCGGGGCGTCCGTGACCTGGTCCGCGACCTCAACACGGTCTACCGCGCGACCCCCGCCCTCTGGCAGCGCGACACCGACCCCTCCGGCTTCCAGTGGGTGATCGGAGACGCCGCCGACGACAACGTCTTCGCGTTCCTGCGCTTCGGCGCCGACGGCACTCCCCTGCTGGCCGTCTCCAACTTCTCCCCCGTCGTCCGGCACGACTACCGCCTGTGGGTTCCCGACGGCATCCCCGCCTGGCAGGAGACCCTCAACACCGACGCCGGACGCTACGGCGGCAGCGATGTCGTACATCCCGATCCGATCAAGCCGGAGGACGGAGCCGTCCGGCTCACGCTACCGCCCCTCGCCACGGTGTGGCTGACGCCGCTGCCCGGCTGA